ATCGACTGGGAGCAGGGCACGCTGTGCGGTGGCTCGGACCCGCGCAAGGACGGGTGCGCGCTCGGCTACTGATACAGTCAACCGCGCGCGATTCAGTCCCCGTACAGTCCGCGCAGTTTGACGCGCGAGACCGGCGGGCACGCGGCCGATGTTCGACCGTGGATGCACGCGGTGCGCTAGGGTGCCGCGTCTCGGTCCGGTCGAGGCCGCGGTTCACGCAGGAGGACGGGATACCCCATGATGTCGATCGCTCGATCCCTCGTCGGCTCTCTGGTGTGCGTTGCCCGGTCGACGCCTGCAGTGTGTCTGGTTGCCCTGCTGCTGGCGGGTTGCAACGGGTCGAGCGACCCCGGCCCCGTGATCGCCGACCCCGACGAACGCGCCAGCGCGCCCGATGCGCAGGCTGTTCGCCTGCTGAACCAGGCGACCTTCGGGCCGACGTTGCGCGACATCGACACGGTCGAGCGGCTCGGCATCGAGGGCTGGATCGATTGGCAGCTCACGCTGCAGGGCTCAGCTCACCTCGATTACGTTCGGCAGTACTCCAACGGCAGCAACCGCAGCGCGCGCCACGAGATCTGGTGGCAGGACGCTGTTGACGGCCAGGACCAACTGCGCCAGCGCGTGGCGTTCGCCCTGAGCCAATTGTTTGTCATCTCGGACCAGGGCTACACGCTGTCGAACACCCAGTACGGCGTGACGCGGTACTACGACATCCTGCGCGAGAACGCGTTCGGCAACTACCGTGAGCTGCTCGAGCAGGTCACCCTGAGTCCGATCATGGGGCTCTACCTGAGCATGCTGCAGAACGACCGCAGCCGGCCGGAGAGCAACACCCGCGCGGACGAGAACTTCGCGCGCGAGGTGATGCAGCTCTTTTCCATCGGGCTCTACACCCTGAACCCGGACGGGACGCGCGCCGGTGGCAACGCCTACACGCAGGCCGATGTCGAAGCCTTTGCGCGGGTGTTCACCGGCTGGAACTACAGCAACGCGGGGAACTGGAATCGGCCGCTGTTCACCGGTCAGGACATGCTGAGCCCGATGGAGCCCTTCGAGTCGCACCACGACACCGGCACCAAGACGCTGCTGCGTGGCACGGTGCTGCCAGCCGGTCAGTCGGCGCGCCGCGACCTCGAGATGGCCCTGGACAACCTGTTCGAGCACCCCAATGTCGGTCCCTTCATCTCGACCCACCTGATCAAGCAGCTGGTGACCAGTAACCCGACGCCCGCGTACGTCGAACGGGTGGCGGCACGCTTTGACGACAACGGCAACGGGGTGCGCGGTGACCTGGGTGCCACGGTCAAAGCCGTGTTGATGGACCCCGAGGCACGCCAGCTCCCCGTTGACCCGCGGTTCGGCAAGCTGCGCGAACCGCTGTTGCGCCTGACGCACCTGTGGCGCGCGTTTTCGGTGAGCCCGGGGGAGGGGAGCGATCACGGTGAGTACGGCACCTTCAGTCCGCAGCTCGAAGACATCGACAGCCTCACTGGACAGGCGCCGTTGTTGTCGCCGAGTGTGTTCAATTTCTTCAGCCCGAATTACGCACCGTCCGGGCCTGCGCAACATGCCGGTCTGGTGGTGCCGGAGATGCAGATCTTCACGGATGGCAACATCCTCAACACCGCCAGCCGGGCCAACAACCAGATCTACCGCCATTTCCGCCAGACCGAGGTGCCAACCGACCGCCTGCCGGCCTACCTCGACTACACGCGCGAACTGGCACTGGCAGCCGACCCGGCGGCCTTGTTGTCGCACCTAGACCTGGTGTTGCTCAACCGTCGTATGAGCACACCGCTGCGCAACATCCTTCTGAACCACCTCGACGCC
The Pseudomonadota bacterium DNA segment above includes these coding regions:
- a CDS encoding DUF1800 domain-containing protein translates to MMSIARSLVGSLVCVARSTPAVCLVALLLAGCNGSSDPGPVIADPDERASAPDAQAVRLLNQATFGPTLRDIDTVERLGIEGWIDWQLTLQGSAHLDYVRQYSNGSNRSARHEIWWQDAVDGQDQLRQRVAFALSQLFVISDQGYTLSNTQYGVTRYYDILRENAFGNYRELLEQVTLSPIMGLYLSMLQNDRSRPESNTRADENFAREVMQLFSIGLYTLNPDGTRAGGNAYTQADVEAFARVFTGWNYSNAGNWNRPLFTGQDMLSPMEPFESHHDTGTKTLLRGTVLPAGQSARRDLEMALDNLFEHPNVGPFISTHLIKQLVTSNPTPAYVERVAARFDDNGNGVRGDLGATVKAVLMDPEARQLPVDPRFGKLREPLLRLTHLWRAFSVSPGEGSDHGEYGTFSPQLEDIDSLTGQAPLLSPSVFNFFSPNYAPSGPAQHAGLVVPEMQIFTDGNILNTASRANNQIYRHFRQTEVPTDRLPAYLDYTRELALAADPAALLSHLDLVLLNRRMSTPLRNILLNHLDAIEDSHEGRLKRVQDAIALIMLSPQYLVQQ